One stretch of Amycolatopsis sp. NBC_00345 DNA includes these proteins:
- a CDS encoding DEAD/DEAH box helicase, whose protein sequence is MTVTFNSGHSSTSAHAGRPDRKPRQRPAGGGEGMLRDDAVETVATKTFAQLGLPEELLRALAEAGINSPFPIQSATIPDALAGRDVLGRAQTGSGKTLAFGLAMLARLNGGRARPKRPRALVLVPTRELAMQVADSLTPLAKSLGLWCRTAVGGMAFTRQADALSRGVDLLIATPGRLSDHVRQGTASLGDCNFIALDEADQMADMGFMPQVREILDLTPQGGQRLLFSATLDGDVNRLVKQYLTDPVTHSVAPSTASVDTMDHHVLQVSHQDKQDIITQIGAREGRTIMFVRTKHHVDRLTERLREQGVQAAALHGGKTQGQRNRVLADFKEGHTPVLVATDVAARGIHVDNISLVLHVDPAADHKDYLHRAGRTARAGASGIVVTLVTHDQRRTVRRMTDRAGVRAETTMVRPGDDELSRITGAQAPSGEPVIERRRESPRRGSGSGRGYGGGRERGDRSYGESRGGGYGQGSREGGRPGYAGRSRTGTGTGAGRPQRPGRGPRRSYDS, encoded by the coding sequence GTGACAGTCACGTTCAACTCCGGTCACTCATCGACGTCCGCCCACGCGGGCCGTCCCGACCGCAAGCCGCGGCAGCGCCCGGCTGGTGGCGGCGAGGGCATGCTGCGCGACGACGCCGTCGAGACAGTGGCCACCAAGACCTTCGCCCAGCTGGGGCTCCCCGAGGAGCTGCTGCGCGCGTTGGCCGAGGCGGGCATCAACTCGCCGTTCCCGATCCAGTCCGCCACCATCCCGGACGCGCTCGCGGGCCGCGACGTGCTGGGCCGCGCGCAGACCGGTTCGGGCAAGACGCTGGCGTTCGGCCTGGCCATGCTGGCCCGGCTCAACGGCGGCCGGGCCCGGCCCAAGCGCCCCCGCGCGCTGGTGCTCGTGCCCACCCGTGAGCTCGCCATGCAGGTGGCGGACTCGCTGACCCCGCTGGCCAAGTCGCTCGGCCTGTGGTGCCGCACGGCCGTCGGCGGCATGGCCTTCACCCGCCAGGCCGACGCGCTTTCCCGTGGCGTCGACCTGCTCATCGCGACCCCCGGCCGCCTTTCGGACCACGTCCGGCAGGGCACCGCGTCGCTGGGCGACTGCAACTTCATCGCCCTCGACGAGGCCGACCAGATGGCCGACATGGGCTTCATGCCGCAGGTCAGGGAGATCCTCGACCTCACCCCGCAGGGCGGGCAGCGGCTGCTGTTCTCGGCGACGCTCGACGGTGACGTCAACAGGCTGGTCAAGCAGTACCTGACCGACCCGGTGACGCACTCGGTGGCGCCGTCCACCGCGAGCGTCGACACCATGGACCACCACGTGCTCCAGGTGTCGCACCAGGACAAGCAGGACATCATCACGCAGATCGGTGCCCGCGAGGGCCGCACGATCATGTTCGTGCGCACCAAGCACCACGTCGACCGCCTCACCGAGCGGCTGCGCGAGCAGGGTGTGCAGGCCGCGGCGCTGCACGGCGGCAAGACGCAGGGCCAGCGCAACCGCGTGCTCGCCGACTTCAAGGAAGGCCACACCCCGGTGCTGGTCGCCACCGACGTCGCCGCGCGCGGTATCCACGTGGACAACATCTCGCTGGTGCTGCACGTCGACCCGGCCGCCGACCACAAGGACTACCTGCACCGCGCGGGCCGCACCGCGCGCGCCGGGGCGTCCGGCATCGTGGTCACACTGGTGACGCACGACCAGCGTCGCACCGTCCGCCGGATGACCGATCGGGCCGGCGTGCGCGCCGAGACCACGATGGTCCGCCCGGGCGACGACGAGCTGTCTCGCATCACCGGCGCCCAGGCGCCGAGCGGCGAGCCGGTCATCGAGCGTCGTCGTGAGTCCCCGCGCCGTGGCAGCGGCAGTGGCCGCGGCTACGGCGGCGGTCGCGAGCGTGGCGACCGCAGCTACGGCGAGAGCCGTGGCGGCGGCTACGGCCAGGGCTCCCGCGAAGGCGGCCGTCCCGGTTACGCCGGCCGCAGCCGCACCGGCACCGGCACCGGCGCGGGTCGTCCGCAGCGTCCGGGCCGCGGCCCGCGTCGCAGCTACGACAGCTGA
- the yaaA gene encoding peroxide stress protein YaaA has protein sequence MLVLLPPSETKADGGGGPPLDHGALSFPELNPVRAKLADALVELARDVPASLATLGISERQRDEVTRNAQLWTSPTLPALRRYTGVLYDALDMKSFTRAGLEKAHRRLAVTSALFGVVSATDPIPAYRLSGGNSVPALGTVRGLWKPVLEPVLQGIDGLVVDLRSGTYAAFARLRPDAVTVRVVTEDAHGNRTTVSHFNKAYKGRLAAVLATTRADPSTVDQLVKVIAKAGLTVERTGDHSLELLTG, from the coding sequence GTGCTGGTGCTGCTCCCCCCTTCCGAGACCAAAGCCGACGGCGGCGGCGGCCCGCCGCTCGACCACGGTGCGCTGTCCTTCCCCGAGCTGAACCCCGTACGGGCCAAGCTCGCGGACGCGCTCGTCGAGCTGGCCCGCGACGTCCCCGCCAGCCTGGCCACCCTCGGCATCTCCGAACGCCAGCGCGACGAGGTCACGCGCAACGCGCAGCTCTGGACCTCCCCGACGCTGCCTGCGCTACGCCGCTACACCGGCGTGCTCTACGACGCGCTCGACATGAAGAGCTTCACCCGCGCGGGCCTGGAAAAGGCGCACCGCCGCCTCGCCGTGACGTCGGCGCTGTTCGGCGTGGTCTCCGCGACCGACCCGATTCCCGCGTACCGGCTTTCCGGCGGCAACTCCGTGCCCGCGCTGGGCACCGTGCGCGGGCTGTGGAAACCCGTGCTGGAGCCGGTGCTGCAGGGCATCGACGGCCTCGTGGTGGACCTGCGCTCGGGCACCTACGCGGCGTTCGCGCGGCTGCGCCCGGACGCGGTGACCGTCCGCGTGGTGACGGAGGACGCCCACGGCAACCGCACCACGGTGAGCCACTTCAACAAGGCCTACAAGGGCCGGCTGGCCGCGGTACTGGCCACCACCCGTGCCGATCCGTCCACTGTGGACCAGCTGGTGAAGGTGATCGCCAAGGCGGGCCTGACCGTCGAGCGCACCGGCGACCACAGCCTGGAACTCCTCACCGGCTGA
- a CDS encoding 8-amino-7-oxononanoate synthase — translation MNDTPQLPPENVFDWLDTEAEKRAAAGLVRRLRPRPAQPDELDLAGNDYLGLARDKRVAGAAAAAALRWGSGSTGSRLVTGSLELHTELELELARFCGAQAALVFSSGFAANLGAVTALSGAESAIVTDKYIHASLIEGCRLSRADVAAVAHGTPSAIQHALSTRRKPRALVITDSVFSVDGDLAPLGELAGICRENGAALLVDDAHGFGVLGEGGRGAVHAAGLSSAPDVVTTVTLSKALGAQGGAVIGPRRVIKHLVDTARSFIFDTALAPASAAAALSALGVLKSEPDLPAKVVENSGNIAMQLKAAGLRVSLPDAAVISVQAPSAEAAVAWAESCAEHGIRVGCFRPPSVPDGISRLRLTARADLTEADVDRAVKVITASAPHGATA, via the coding sequence GTGAACGACACCCCCCAGCTGCCGCCCGAGAACGTCTTCGACTGGCTCGACACCGAGGCGGAGAAGCGGGCGGCCGCGGGGCTGGTGCGGCGGCTGCGGCCCCGGCCGGCGCAGCCGGACGAACTCGACCTGGCGGGCAACGACTACCTCGGCCTGGCCCGCGACAAGCGGGTCGCGGGGGCCGCCGCGGCGGCCGCGCTGCGCTGGGGCTCCGGCTCCACCGGTTCCCGGCTCGTCACCGGCTCACTGGAGCTGCACACCGAGCTGGAGCTGGAACTCGCGCGGTTCTGCGGCGCGCAGGCGGCTTTGGTGTTCTCCTCGGGCTTCGCCGCCAACCTCGGCGCGGTGACGGCGCTGTCCGGCGCCGAGTCCGCGATCGTCACGGACAAGTACATCCACGCGTCGCTGATCGAAGGCTGCCGGCTCTCGCGGGCCGACGTCGCGGCCGTCGCGCACGGCACGCCGTCGGCCATCCAGCACGCGCTGTCCACGCGCCGCAAGCCACGCGCGCTGGTGATCACGGACTCGGTCTTCTCGGTGGACGGCGACCTCGCCCCGCTCGGTGAGCTCGCCGGCATCTGCCGCGAGAACGGCGCGGCCCTGCTGGTGGACGACGCCCACGGCTTCGGCGTCCTCGGCGAAGGCGGCCGCGGCGCGGTGCACGCGGCCGGGCTGTCCAGCGCCCCGGACGTCGTGACGACAGTGACGCTTTCGAAGGCCCTCGGCGCCCAGGGCGGCGCCGTCATCGGCCCCCGGCGGGTGATCAAGCACCTCGTGGACACCGCGCGCAGCTTCATCTTCGACACCGCCCTCGCCCCGGCCAGCGCCGCGGCCGCGCTTTCGGCGCTGGGCGTGCTGAAGTCGGAGCCGGACCTGCCGGCCAAGGTCGTGGAGAACTCCGGGAACATCGCGATGCAGCTCAAGGCCGCGGGCCTGCGCGTGAGCCTGCCGGACGCCGCCGTGATCTCGGTGCAGGCGCCGTCGGCCGAAGCCGCCGTCGCGTGGGCGGAATCCTGTGCGGAGCACGGAATCCGCGTCGGCTGCTTCCGCCCGCCGTCGGTGCCGGACGGCATCTCGCGGCTGCGCCTGACCGCCCGCGCCGACCTCACGGAGGCCGACGTCGACCGCGCGGTGAAGGTGATCACGGCCTCGGCCCCGCACGGCGCCACGGCCTGA
- a CDS encoding NAD(P)/FAD-dependent oxidoreductase translates to MRVIVIGSGIGGAAAAYHLAARGADAVVVDAPRPGVATEAGAGIVSPWTSGWDNKVYPLAAAAGAYYPELAAALAEEGQDTSYEVVGGMVVSASETELDEAEARLLARVADAPGAGQVSRLDPAQARALFPPLAPDLAAVHLSGAGRVDGRRIRRALIAAAKRRGARFVRAVASLLPNVSAAGPDTRDELVARNGQWRVTAGGEELVADAVVLSAGAWSAAVAEPLGVVVPVAPQRGQITHFDLPGTDTAAWPVVLPRSSHYLLSFPDGHVVAGATRETGSGFDHRVTAAGQREVLDHALAVAPGLADGTLAETRIGFRPATPDTLPLLGAVDGHPGLWLATGFGPAGLTLAPYAGKLMADLVLGGDVPADLLAPCSPARFG, encoded by the coding sequence ATGCGCGTGATCGTGATCGGCAGTGGGATCGGTGGAGCGGCGGCGGCGTACCACCTCGCCGCGCGGGGTGCGGACGCCGTGGTGGTGGACGCGCCCCGGCCGGGCGTCGCCACGGAGGCGGGCGCCGGGATCGTCAGCCCGTGGACCTCGGGCTGGGACAACAAGGTCTACCCGCTGGCGGCGGCCGCGGGGGCGTACTACCCGGAGCTGGCGGCGGCGCTGGCGGAGGAGGGCCAGGACACGTCGTACGAGGTCGTCGGCGGCATGGTGGTGTCGGCGTCGGAGACCGAGCTGGACGAGGCGGAGGCGCGGCTGCTCGCGCGCGTCGCGGACGCCCCCGGCGCGGGCCAGGTCAGCCGCCTCGACCCGGCCCAGGCGCGCGCGCTGTTCCCGCCGCTCGCCCCGGACCTCGCCGCCGTCCACCTCTCCGGCGCGGGCCGCGTGGACGGCCGCCGGATCCGCCGGGCCCTGATCGCCGCCGCGAAACGGCGCGGCGCCCGTTTCGTGCGGGCAGTGGCCTCCTTGCTGCCGAACGTTTCCGCCGCTGGGCCGGACACGCGTGACGAGCTGGTCGCCCGTAATGGCCAGTGGCGAGTGACCGCCGGTGGTGAGGAACTGGTCGCCGACGCGGTGGTGCTCTCGGCAGGGGCGTGGTCGGCCGCGGTGGCCGAGCCGTTGGGGGTTGTCGTTCCGGTGGCGCCGCAGCGGGGGCAGATCACCCACTTCGACCTGCCGGGCACGGACACGGCCGCGTGGCCGGTCGTGCTGCCGCGGTCGAGCCACTACCTGCTGTCGTTCCCGGACGGCCACGTCGTCGCCGGGGCGACGCGCGAGACCGGCTCCGGCTTCGACCACCGCGTGACGGCGGCCGGGCAGCGCGAGGTGCTCGACCACGCCCTCGCCGTGGCGCCGGGCCTCGCCGACGGCACACTCGCCGAGACCCGCATCGGCTTCCGCCCCGCGACGCCCGACACGCTGCCGCTGCTCGGCGCCGTCGACGGCCACCCCGGCCTGTGGCTCGCGACCGGCTTCGGCCCGGCCGGGCTCACCCTCGCGCCGTACGCCGGAAAGCTGATGGCCGACCTGGTACTCGGCGGCGACGTCCCGGCGGACCTGCTCGCGCCGTGCTCGCCAGCCCGGTTCGGCTGA
- a CDS encoding VOC family protein yields MALELGMITIDCANPQGLAEFWTAALGVTVEADYGPFVILARPEGGGPAMAFQQVPEPRAGKNRVHVDFGAPDPEAEVKRLVSLGAAEQARHSQPGVAWTVLADPEGNEFCVAGAGAH; encoded by the coding sequence ATGGCACTCGAGCTGGGCATGATCACGATCGACTGCGCGAACCCCCAGGGTCTCGCCGAGTTCTGGACGGCGGCACTGGGCGTCACGGTCGAGGCCGATTACGGGCCGTTCGTCATACTCGCGCGCCCCGAGGGCGGTGGGCCCGCGATGGCGTTCCAGCAGGTACCGGAACCACGGGCGGGGAAGAACCGGGTGCACGTGGACTTCGGGGCTCCCGATCCTGAGGCTGAGGTGAAACGCCTGGTGTCGCTCGGCGCGGCCGAGCAGGCCCGGCACAGCCAGCCTGGGGTGGCGTGGACGGTGCTGGCGGATCCGGAGGGGAACGAGTTCTGCGTGGCGGGGGCTGGGGCCCATTGA
- a CDS encoding phytoene desaturase family protein, producing MDYDAVIVGGGHNGLVAAAYLARAGRSVLVLERRDETGGAAVSFRAFDGVDVRLSRYSYLVSLLPRKIVADLGLDIVLRRRRMSSYTPSGTTGLLVDTGDEERTAAAFRAVTGSTKDYDAWRRFYALAGKVAARTFDTLTSPLPSRDELRARIGDDEAWSMFFERPIGETLTGLFDDDTVRGVVLTDALIGTFAPAAAEDLRQNRCLLYHLIGNGRGDWDVPVGGMGAVTGALADAARQAGATLVTGAEVQSVTPDGSVRYTLEGASRVVSAGHVLANVAPRTLARLLGEVGEEPEEAPEGAQLKVNMVLSRLPRLRDASVDPRDAFGGTFHVNETFSQLETAYAEAAAGRIPALPPCEIYCHSLTDPSILGPAERAAGVQTLTLFGLHMPARLFEADNDAARAEALRATLASLNSVLAEPIEDCLLRDRAGRPCVEAKTPLDLEAELGLPRGHIFHRDLSWPFSDLAAGTWGVETAHPRVLLCGAGAVRGGGVSGIPGHNAAMAVLGG from the coding sequence ATGGATTACGACGCGGTGATCGTGGGCGGCGGGCACAACGGCCTGGTGGCGGCCGCTTATCTGGCGCGGGCGGGCCGGTCGGTCCTCGTGCTGGAGCGGCGGGACGAGACGGGCGGCGCGGCGGTGTCGTTCCGCGCCTTCGACGGGGTCGACGTGCGGCTGTCCCGGTACTCCTACCTGGTCAGCCTGCTGCCCCGGAAGATCGTCGCGGACCTGGGGCTCGACATCGTGCTGCGGCGGCGCCGGATGTCGTCCTACACCCCGTCCGGCACCACGGGTCTCCTTGTCGACACGGGTGACGAGGAGCGCACGGCCGCGGCCTTCCGCGCCGTCACGGGGTCCACAAAGGACTACGACGCCTGGCGCCGGTTCTATGCGCTGGCCGGGAAGGTCGCGGCGCGGACGTTCGACACGCTCACCTCGCCGTTGCCCAGCCGGGACGAGCTGCGGGCGCGGATCGGCGACGACGAGGCGTGGTCCATGTTCTTCGAACGGCCGATCGGGGAGACGCTCACCGGGCTGTTCGACGACGACACCGTGCGCGGCGTTGTCCTCACCGACGCGCTGATCGGCACCTTCGCCCCCGCGGCCGCTGAAGACCTGCGGCAGAACCGCTGCCTGCTGTATCACCTGATCGGCAACGGCAGGGGCGACTGGGACGTCCCGGTCGGCGGGATGGGCGCGGTCACGGGCGCGCTGGCGGACGCCGCGCGGCAGGCCGGCGCCACGCTCGTCACCGGCGCTGAGGTGCAGTCGGTGACGCCTGACGGTTCAGTGCGCTACACGCTGGAGGGCGCGTCACGGGTCGTCTCGGCCGGGCACGTGCTGGCGAACGTCGCGCCGCGCACGCTCGCGCGGCTGCTCGGTGAAGTCGGTGAGGAGCCGGAAGAGGCGCCGGAGGGCGCGCAGCTGAAGGTCAACATGGTGCTCTCGCGGCTGCCCCGGCTGCGTGACGCGAGCGTCGACCCGCGCGACGCGTTCGGCGGCACGTTCCACGTCAACGAGACGTTCTCGCAGCTGGAGACCGCGTACGCCGAGGCGGCCGCCGGGCGGATCCCGGCGCTGCCGCCGTGCGAGATCTACTGCCACTCGCTCACCGACCCGTCGATCCTCGGCCCGGCGGAGCGCGCGGCGGGCGTCCAGACGCTCACGCTCTTCGGGCTGCACATGCCGGCGCGGCTGTTCGAGGCGGACAACGACGCGGCGCGGGCCGAAGCACTGCGCGCGACGCTGGCGTCCCTGAACAGCGTGCTGGCTGAGCCGATCGAGGACTGCCTGCTGCGGGATCGGGCCGGGCGCCCGTGCGTCGAGGCGAAGACGCCGCTGGACCTGGAGGCGGAGCTGGGGCTGCCGCGCGGGCACATCTTCCATCGCGACCTGTCGTGGCCGTTTTCGGACTTGGCCGCCGGGACCTGGGGCGTCGAGACGGCGCACCCGCGGGTGCTGCTGTGCGGCGCGGGCGCAGTCCGGGGCGGCGGGGTGAGCGGGATCCCCGGCCACAACGCGGCGATGGCGGTGCTGGGCGGCTGA
- a CDS encoding S1 family peptidase: MPAKYRRPLLIVAGALLVTAAAVPIAVGSASAQDEPAGPPSGTSSGAQPRIVGGDEASLSDYPYAVYLADSDGNQYCGAVIVSSSAVATAAHCVKAVAQSDTRVVAGRQTKDTDDGMVLTVSKTWVAPGFTDPTKGDDIAVLTVRGQLPYRPAKVADAGDRASYDTGTKATVVGWGRLSDGGARSNTLRSVVVPLVSDSDCKTAYSTYDPASMVCAGYPDGGKDACQGDSGGPLVVGDTLIGVVSFGDGCAKKGKPGVYTRVSAFSDDIAQQSQGRILG, encoded by the coding sequence ATGCCCGCCAAGTATCGCCGTCCCCTGCTGATCGTGGCGGGTGCGCTGCTCGTGACCGCGGCGGCGGTGCCGATCGCGGTCGGCTCGGCCTCGGCGCAGGACGAGCCCGCCGGCCCGCCGTCCGGGACCTCCTCGGGGGCCCAGCCGCGGATCGTCGGCGGCGACGAGGCCTCGCTGTCCGACTACCCGTACGCGGTGTACCTCGCCGACTCCGACGGCAACCAGTACTGCGGCGCGGTGATCGTCAGCTCCTCGGCGGTCGCGACGGCGGCGCACTGCGTGAAGGCCGTCGCGCAGTCCGACACGCGTGTGGTCGCGGGACGGCAGACCAAGGACACCGACGACGGCATGGTGCTCACCGTGTCGAAGACGTGGGTGGCCCCGGGCTTCACCGACCCGACCAAGGGCGACGACATCGCGGTGCTGACCGTGCGCGGCCAGTTGCCGTACCGCCCGGCGAAGGTCGCGGACGCGGGTGACCGCGCCTCCTACGACACCGGTACAAAGGCCACCGTGGTCGGCTGGGGCCGGCTGTCCGACGGCGGCGCCCGGTCCAACACCCTGCGCAGCGTCGTCGTCCCGCTGGTCAGCGACTCCGACTGCAAAACGGCCTACAGCACCTACGACCCGGCGAGCATGGTCTGCGCGGGTTACCCGGACGGCGGCAAGGACGCCTGCCAGGGCGACTCCGGCGGCCCGCTGGTGGTCGGCGACACCCTGATCGGCGTCGTCTCCTTCGGCGACGGCTGCGCCAAGAAGGGCAAGCCTGGTGTGTACACGCGGGTGTCGGCGTTCTCGGACGACATCGCCCAGCAGTCCCAGGGCCGCATCCTCGGCTGA
- a CDS encoding GNAT family N-acetyltransferase, whose protein sequence is MDLTWRPLKLEDSEQLAVLFAAAQDVDCTGEHYSVEDLREELDAPNIDLPTGSVGAWAADRLVSYAAVGRRDLADPVDMPRVETLTHPDFRTREVADHLMTWLLDAGKRVHEQFFPQAPLELHATVHENEHWYAGALTRAGYRRARTFVEMRADLAELPSMKPLPEGYEVVGFEDSYNDLTREARNEVFADHWGSALLSPEAWRHRITGSKDFQADLSYLVLTPSRDRVLAFVLSAFIASEAAATGVRELYVEYVGTRAELRGLGIASALLGHTLVQARAKGFEKSALSVDTTNSALGVYERCGYRVADTRFGYVLPVS, encoded by the coding sequence ATGGATCTCACCTGGCGGCCGCTGAAGCTCGAGGACTCGGAGCAGCTCGCGGTCCTGTTCGCCGCTGCCCAGGACGTCGACTGCACCGGCGAGCACTACAGCGTCGAAGACCTGCGCGAGGAACTCGACGCGCCGAACATCGACCTGCCGACCGGCTCGGTCGGCGCGTGGGCGGCGGACCGGCTGGTGAGCTACGCCGCGGTCGGCCGCCGCGACCTCGCCGACCCGGTGGACATGCCGCGCGTCGAGACGCTGACGCACCCGGACTTCCGCACTCGCGAGGTCGCGGATCACCTCATGACCTGGTTGCTCGACGCGGGCAAGCGCGTGCACGAGCAGTTCTTCCCGCAGGCGCCGCTGGAACTGCACGCGACCGTGCACGAGAACGAGCATTGGTATGCCGGGGCGCTCACCCGCGCGGGCTACCGGCGCGCTCGCACCTTCGTCGAGATGCGCGCCGACCTCGCCGAGCTGCCGTCGATGAAGCCGCTTCCGGAGGGCTACGAGGTGGTGGGCTTCGAGGACAGTTACAACGACCTCACCCGCGAAGCGCGCAACGAGGTCTTCGCCGACCACTGGGGCAGCGCACTACTGTCGCCCGAAGCCTGGCGACACCGGATCACGGGTTCGAAGGACTTCCAGGCCGACCTGTCGTACTTGGTCCTCACTCCGTCTCGCGACCGAGTGCTGGCGTTCGTCCTGAGCGCCTTCATCGCTTCCGAAGCCGCGGCCACGGGCGTGCGCGAGCTGTACGTGGAGTACGTCGGTACGCGCGCCGAGCTGCGGGGGCTGGGCATCGCGTCGGCGTTGCTGGGCCACACCCTGGTGCAGGCGCGTGCGAAGGGTTTCGAGAAGTCGGCTCTTTCGGTGGACACGACCAACTCCGCGCTCGGCGTCTACGAACGGTGCGGCTACCGGGTCGCCGACACCCGCTTCGGGTACGTGTTGCCGGTCAGTTGA
- a CDS encoding GNAT family N-acetyltransferase has protein sequence MSTLHSAAGPDLTAAQLYAILRLRCDVFVVEQECAYPEVDGRDLVPGTRHLWISDGSDSVDAYLRVLAEPGGAGRIGRVVTAKSARGRGLAGELMAAALDGAPGEFVLDAQTYAQGLYARFGFVADGEEFLDDGIPHITMRRPAEVR, from the coding sequence GTGAGCACTCTCCACTCGGCCGCCGGTCCCGACCTGACTGCCGCCCAGCTGTACGCCATCCTCCGCCTGCGCTGCGACGTGTTCGTGGTCGAGCAGGAATGCGCGTACCCCGAGGTCGACGGCCGTGACCTGGTGCCGGGCACCCGGCACCTGTGGATCTCCGACGGCTCCGACAGCGTCGACGCGTACCTGCGGGTCCTCGCCGAGCCCGGCGGCGCCGGCCGGATCGGCCGGGTGGTGACGGCGAAGTCCGCCCGCGGCCGTGGCCTGGCGGGAGAGCTGATGGCCGCCGCGCTCGACGGCGCTCCCGGCGAGTTCGTGCTGGACGCCCAAACCTACGCCCAAGGCCTGTACGCCCGCTTCGGTTTCGTGGCCGACGGCGAGGAATTCCTCGACGACGGCATTCCGCACATCACCATGCGCCGCCCCGCCGAAGTCCGGTAA
- a CDS encoding 2-hydroxyacid dehydrogenase: MTPRVLLPWTDIELPEGLAAAWYRGGPLSGEDGEDLSGVEFYVLPYDSGAEPAKLIGRLPALRVVQSLSAGVETLLPLLPEGVRLANGRGLHDLSVAEHTLALVHAAQRDLPRWFAQQATGTWAREHTRSLADSRVLLVGYGSIGHAIERQLVAAEAVVTRVASRARPDEDVRGIAELPALLPSADIVVLILPDTPATRGLIGAPELAALPDGALVVNVGRGTAIDTGALLAETAAGRLRAALDVVDPEPLPSDHPLWTVPGVILTPHVAGGSASFYPRAKRLVADQLRRFATGAPMLNLVN, translated from the coding sequence GTGACCCCGCGTGTGCTGCTGCCCTGGACCGACATCGAGCTGCCCGAAGGGCTCGCCGCCGCCTGGTATCGGGGCGGGCCGCTGTCTGGGGAGGACGGGGAGGACCTGAGCGGGGTCGAGTTCTACGTGCTCCCGTACGACAGCGGTGCGGAGCCGGCGAAGCTGATCGGGCGGTTGCCGGCGTTGCGGGTGGTGCAGTCGTTGTCGGCGGGGGTCGAGACGTTGCTGCCGTTGCTGCCCGAGGGCGTCCGGCTGGCGAACGGGCGCGGGCTGCACGACCTGAGCGTCGCCGAGCACACGTTGGCGCTGGTCCATGCGGCGCAGCGGGACCTGCCGCGGTGGTTCGCGCAGCAGGCGACGGGCACGTGGGCGCGGGAGCACACGCGTTCGCTCGCCGACAGCCGTGTGCTGCTGGTCGGGTACGGCTCGATCGGCCATGCGATCGAGCGGCAGCTGGTCGCGGCCGAGGCCGTGGTCACGCGCGTCGCGAGCCGGGCTCGGCCCGACGAGGACGTGCGCGGCATCGCGGAGCTGCCCGCGCTGCTGCCCTCCGCCGACATCGTCGTACTGATCCTGCCCGACACCCCGGCCACCCGCGGCCTGATCGGCGCGCCCGAGCTCGCCGCGCTGCCGGACGGCGCGCTGGTGGTCAACGTCGGCCGCGGCACCGCGATCGACACCGGCGCCCTGCTCGCTGAGACCGCCGCCGGCCGCCTGCGCGCGGCCCTCGACGTGGTCGACCCCGAGCCGCTGCCCTCCGACCATCCACTGTGGACGGTCCCCGGCGTGATCCTCACCCCCCACGTCGCTGGCGGCTCGGCCTCGTTCTACCCCCGCGCCAAGCGACTGGTGGCCGACCAGCTCCGCCGCTTCGCCACCGGCGCGCCGATGCTCAACCTGGTCAACTGA
- a CDS encoding serine protein kinase RIO, whose protein sequence is MRQHDFEDFSDSFDDRPARRGRRSDHEPAPARRGRLTEGERVRLTRLRDDAYTETELPDGADRWTTWDDAERGPHPTPDWVVTGLGAVDTELGVLKTGKEADVHLLRRGLPGTDGVLLAAKRFRSDEHKLFHRDAGYLEGRRMRRSREMRAMSNRSSFGRNLIAEQWAVAEFAALSRLWTVGAPVPYPVQRNGTELLLEFLGDADGPAAPRLAQLRPGPDELADLWAQATAALELLAGQGVAHGDLSAYNLLVHEGHLMVIDLPQVVDLVANPGGREFLARDVRNLAGWFQARGLPEHVIAAEDLVEELIFAAGLG, encoded by the coding sequence GTGCGTCAGCACGATTTCGAAGACTTTTCCGACTCCTTCGACGACCGCCCGGCCCGCCGCGGCCGCCGGTCCGACCACGAGCCCGCGCCGGCCCGCCGCGGCCGGCTCACCGAGGGCGAGCGCGTCCGCCTCACCCGGCTGCGCGACGACGCCTACACCGAGACCGAGCTGCCGGACGGCGCCGATCGCTGGACCACCTGGGACGACGCCGAGCGCGGCCCGCACCCGACGCCGGACTGGGTGGTCACCGGCCTCGGCGCGGTCGACACCGAACTCGGCGTGCTCAAGACCGGCAAGGAGGCCGACGTCCACCTGCTGCGGCGCGGCCTGCCGGGCACGGACGGCGTGCTGCTCGCCGCCAAGCGGTTCCGCAGCGACGAGCACAAGCTGTTCCACCGTGACGCCGGGTACCTCGAGGGCAGGCGGATGCGCCGCTCCCGCGAGATGCGCGCGATGTCCAACCGCAGCTCGTTCGGCCGCAACCTGATCGCGGAGCAGTGGGCGGTGGCCGAGTTCGCCGCGTTGAGTCGATTGTGGACGGTCGGCGCGCCGGTGCCGTACCCGGTGCAGCGAAACGGCACCGAGCTGTTGCTCGAATTCCTCGGCGACGCCGACGGCCCGGCGGCGCCCCGGCTCGCCCAGCTCCGCCCGGGGCCGGACGAGCTGGCCGACCTCTGGGCCCAGGCGACCGCGGCGCTGGAGCTGCTGGCCGGCCAGGGCGTCGCACACGGTGACCTCTCGGCGTACAACCTGCTGGTGCACGAGGGCCACCTGATGGTGATCGACCTGCCCCAGGTGGTGGACCTCGTCGCGAACCCCGGCGGGCGCGAGTTCCTGGCCCGCGACGTGCGTAACCTGGCCGGCTGGTTCCAGGCCCGTGGCCTGCCGGAACACGTCATCGCGGCCGAGGATCTGGTCGAAGAGCTGATCTTCGCGGCCGGCCTCGGCTGA